One Ricinus communis isolate WT05 ecotype wild-type chromosome 1, ASM1957865v1, whole genome shotgun sequence DNA window includes the following coding sequences:
- the LOC8286987 gene encoding transcription factor PRE6, producing MSSRRSRSRQSGVSRISDDQIIDLVSKLQQLIPEIRNRRSDKVSASKVLQETCNYIKSLHREVDDLSDRLSELLASTDSDSAQAAIIRSLFME from the exons ATGTCGAGCAGAAGATCTCGTTCCAGGCAGTCAGGTGTTTCTAGGATTTCTGATGATCAAATCATCGATCTTGTTTCCAAGTTGCAACAACTTATTCCTGAGATTCGGAATAGGCGCTCCGACAAG GTGTCTGCATCAAAGGTGCTTCAAGAAACTTGCAACTATATAAAAAGCTTACATAGAGAAGTGGATGATCTTAGCGACCGTTTGTCGGAGCTTTTGGCTTCAACTGACAGCGATAGTGCTCAAGCAGCCATAATTAGGAGTTTATTCATGGAGTAG
- the LOC8286988 gene encoding binding partner of ACD11 1: protein MDQDGHAVEVTGLSPSTTEKDLYDFFSFSGSIEHVEIVRCGDYACTAYVTFKNAYSQETAVLLSGATILEERVCITRWGHYIDEFDLWNTPSLRVEDERESTHPPERSQYVPSAGEAVIMAQEVVKNMVAKGYVLGKDTLSKAKAFDESHQVTATAAAKVAEFTERIGLADKIFAGMEAMKSVDQKYHVSDMTKSAVSATGRTAVAAASTVVNSSYFSKGALWVSGALNRAAKAAADIGARGVQQ from the exons ATGGATCAAGATGGGCATGCTGTAGAAGTTACAGGTCTATCTCCTAGTACTACAGAGAAGGATCTCTATgattttttctcattctcagGTTCAATTGAGCATGTTGAAATTGTCAG ATGCGGTGATTATGCATGTACTGCATATGTGACTTTCAAGAATGCATATTCTCAAGAAACTGCAGTGTTGCTCAGT gGTGCTACGATTTTGGAAGAACGTGTATGCATAACACGCTGGGGGCACTATATAGATGAATTTGATCTTTGGAACACGCCTTCATTGAGAGTTGAAGATGAAAGGGAATCAACT CATCCCCCAGAAAGAAGTCAGTATGTTCCTAGCGCTGGAGAAGCAGTAATAATGGCTCAGGAAGTGGTAAAAAACATGGTGGCTAAGGGGTATGTGCTGGGAAAAGACACTTTGAGCAAGGCGAAAGCTTTTGATGAGTCTCACCAAGTGACTGCAACAGCTGCAGCTAAGGTTGCCGAGTTCACAGAGAGAATTGGTCTTGCTGATAAAATATTTGCAGGCATGGAAGCTATGAAATCTGTGGATCAGAAGTACCATGTATCTGATATGACTAAATCAGCTGTCTCAGCAACAGGTAGAACAGCTGTCGCAGCTGCAAGCACTGTGGTAAACAGCAGCTACTTCTCCAAGGGTGCTCTTTGGGTGTCGGGTGCTTTAAATCGAGCGGCCAAAGCTGCTGCTGACATAGGTGCCAGGGGTGTTCAACAATGA
- the LOC8286989 gene encoding sucrose transport protein SUC3 isoform X1 translates to MDTVSIRVPYRNLKKEVEVEMIGVDEQQHHRIHLNDSSSNSSSSSSQIPNSDSSPIAVRSKTTRHYSLMTLILSCTVAAGVQFGWALQLSLLTPYIQTLGIEHAFSSFIWLCGPITGLVVQPCVGIWSDKCTSKFGRRRPFILAGSLMISVAVIIIGFSADIGSILGDTKEHCSTFKGTRTRAAFIFVIGFWMLDLANNTVQGPARALLADFSGPDQRNSANAVFCSWMAVGNILGFSAGASGSWNRWFPFLMSRACCEACGNLKAAFLVAVVFLTLCTLVTLYFADEVPLAKNQPLHFSDSAPLLDDPQQIGGELSKSKSDGPVFSNTNGNNINRSIEQNVNPKHANSIEDQNESLGDGPGAVLVNLLTSLRHLPPGMHSVLAVMALTWLSWFPFFLFDTDWMGREVYHGNPKGNSDEVRLYDQGVREGAFGLLLNSVVLGISSFLIEPMCQRLGPRLVWGLSNFIVFASMAVTAIISLISVGKYSGGIEHVIGGNAAIRIAALIVFALLGFPLAITYSVPFSVTAELTADSGGGQGLAIGVLNLAIVIPQMIISLGAGPWDALFGGGNIPAFVLASVCALAAGVIAILKLPDLSNSNFKSSGFHFG, encoded by the exons ATGGATACGGTGTCGATTCGGGTTCCGTACAGGAACCTGAAGAAGGAAGTGGAGGTAGAAATGATAGGTGTTGACGAGCAGCAGCATCATCGGATTCACTTGAACGATTCATCTTCgaattcttcatcttcttcttctcagATCCCTAATAGTGACTCGTCGCCGATCGCCGTGAGATCTAAAACGACGAGACATTATAGTTTGATGACTCTCATTCTCAGTTGCACGGTCGCCGCCGGTGTTCAATTCGGTTGGGCCTTGCAGCTCTCTCTCCTTACTCCTTATATTCAG ACACTCGGTATAGAACATGCGTTTTCCTCATTTATTTGGCTCTGCGGCCCTATAACAGGACTTGTG GTTCAACCTTGTGTTGGTATATGGAGTGATAAATGCACAtcaaaatttggaagaagacgGCCGTTTATTCTTGCTGGATCTCTCATGATCTCAGTTGCT GTGATAATAATCGGATTTTCTGCAGACATTGGATCTATATTAGGGGATACCAAGGAGCACTGCAG TACATTCAAAGGCACTAGAACAAGGGcagcttttatttttgtcattgGTTTCTGGATGCTGGATCTAGCTAACAATACAGTGCAG gGACCAGCTCGTGCCCTTTTGGCTGATTTCTCAG GTCCTGATCAGAGAAATTCTGCAAATGCTGTATTTTGCTCATGGATGGCTGTTGGAAACATTTTAGGATTTTCTGCTGGTGCTAGTGGGAGTTGGAACAG GTGGTTTCCTTTCTTGATGAGTAGAGCCTGTTGTGAAGCTTGTGGTAATCTGAAAGCAGCATTTCTTGTTGCAGTA GTGTTCTTGACTCTGTGCACACTTGTGACTCTATATTTTGCGGATGAGGTTCCACTAGCTAAAAATCAGCCCCTCCATTTCTCAGATTCAGCTCCATTGTTGGATGATCCTCAACAAATTGGTGGTGAACTTTCGAAATCTAAGTCTGACGGGCCTGTTTTCAGTAATACTAATGGGAACAATATCAATAGGAGCATTGAACAGAATGTGAATCCAAAGCATGCCAACTCCATCGAGGATCAAAATGAAAGTCTTGGTGATGGCCCTGGAGCAGTATTAGTTAATTTGTTGACTAGTTTAAGGCATTTACCACCAGGGATGCATTCTGTGCTTGCTGTTATGGCTCTTACTTGG TTATCCTGGttccctttctttttgtttgatacGGATTGGATGGGGAGAGAAGTTTATCATGGAAATCCAAAAGGGAATTCTGATGAAGTCCGGCTGTATGATCAAGGTGTCAGAGAAGGTGCATTTGGTTTGCTATTGAATTCA GTTGTTCTTGGCATTAGTTCCTTCTTGATTGAACCAATGTGTCAGAGATTGGGGCCAAGACTTGTATGGGGATTGAGCAATTTTATTGTCTTTGCCTCCATGGCAGTCACGGCTATCATTAGCTTGATATCTGTTGGTAAATATTCTGGAGGAATTGAACATGTTATCGGCGGCAATGCTGCTATTAGGATAGCGGCCTTAATCGTATTTGCTCTTCTGGGCTTTCCTCTTGCT ATTACCTATAGTGTTCCATTTTCTGTCACAGCAGAGTTGACTGCTGATTCAGGCGGTGGCCAAG GATTAGCCATAGGAGTCCTGAATCTTGCAATTGTTATTCCACAG ATGATTATATCTCTGGGTGCGGGTCCATGGGATGCTTTATTTGGGGGAGGCAATATACCTGCCTTTGTCCTGGCTTCTGTGTGTGCTCTTGCAGCTGGTGTCATTGCAATTCTGAAACTGCCAGATCTTTCAAATAGTAACTTCAAGTCTTCTGGTTTTCATTTTGGCTAG
- the LOC8286989 gene encoding sucrose transport protein SUC3 isoform X2: protein MHIKIWKKTAVYSCWISHDLSCYIGSILGDTKEHCSTFKGTRTRAAFIFVIGFWMLDLANNTVQGPARALLADFSGPDQRNSANAVFCSWMAVGNILGFSAGASGSWNRWFPFLMSRACCEACGNLKAAFLVAVVFLTLCTLVTLYFADEVPLAKNQPLHFSDSAPLLDDPQQIGGELSKSKSDGPVFSNTNGNNINRSIEQNVNPKHANSIEDQNESLGDGPGAVLVNLLTSLRHLPPGMHSVLAVMALTWLSWFPFFLFDTDWMGREVYHGNPKGNSDEVRLYDQGVREGAFGLLLNSVVLGISSFLIEPMCQRLGPRLVWGLSNFIVFASMAVTAIISLISVGKYSGGIEHVIGGNAAIRIAALIVFALLGFPLAITYSVPFSVTAELTADSGGGQGLAIGVLNLAIVIPQMIISLGAGPWDALFGGGNIPAFVLASVCALAAGVIAILKLPDLSNSNFKSSGFHFG, encoded by the exons ATGCACAtcaaaatttggaagaagacgGCCGTTTATTCTTGCTGGATCTCTCATGATCTCAGTTGCT ACATTGGATCTATATTAGGGGATACCAAGGAGCACTGCAG TACATTCAAAGGCACTAGAACAAGGGcagcttttatttttgtcattgGTTTCTGGATGCTGGATCTAGCTAACAATACAGTGCAG gGACCAGCTCGTGCCCTTTTGGCTGATTTCTCAG GTCCTGATCAGAGAAATTCTGCAAATGCTGTATTTTGCTCATGGATGGCTGTTGGAAACATTTTAGGATTTTCTGCTGGTGCTAGTGGGAGTTGGAACAG GTGGTTTCCTTTCTTGATGAGTAGAGCCTGTTGTGAAGCTTGTGGTAATCTGAAAGCAGCATTTCTTGTTGCAGTA GTGTTCTTGACTCTGTGCACACTTGTGACTCTATATTTTGCGGATGAGGTTCCACTAGCTAAAAATCAGCCCCTCCATTTCTCAGATTCAGCTCCATTGTTGGATGATCCTCAACAAATTGGTGGTGAACTTTCGAAATCTAAGTCTGACGGGCCTGTTTTCAGTAATACTAATGGGAACAATATCAATAGGAGCATTGAACAGAATGTGAATCCAAAGCATGCCAACTCCATCGAGGATCAAAATGAAAGTCTTGGTGATGGCCCTGGAGCAGTATTAGTTAATTTGTTGACTAGTTTAAGGCATTTACCACCAGGGATGCATTCTGTGCTTGCTGTTATGGCTCTTACTTGG TTATCCTGGttccctttctttttgtttgatacGGATTGGATGGGGAGAGAAGTTTATCATGGAAATCCAAAAGGGAATTCTGATGAAGTCCGGCTGTATGATCAAGGTGTCAGAGAAGGTGCATTTGGTTTGCTATTGAATTCA GTTGTTCTTGGCATTAGTTCCTTCTTGATTGAACCAATGTGTCAGAGATTGGGGCCAAGACTTGTATGGGGATTGAGCAATTTTATTGTCTTTGCCTCCATGGCAGTCACGGCTATCATTAGCTTGATATCTGTTGGTAAATATTCTGGAGGAATTGAACATGTTATCGGCGGCAATGCTGCTATTAGGATAGCGGCCTTAATCGTATTTGCTCTTCTGGGCTTTCCTCTTGCT ATTACCTATAGTGTTCCATTTTCTGTCACAGCAGAGTTGACTGCTGATTCAGGCGGTGGCCAAG GATTAGCCATAGGAGTCCTGAATCTTGCAATTGTTATTCCACAG ATGATTATATCTCTGGGTGCGGGTCCATGGGATGCTTTATTTGGGGGAGGCAATATACCTGCCTTTGTCCTGGCTTCTGTGTGTGCTCTTGCAGCTGGTGTCATTGCAATTCTGAAACTGCCAGATCTTTCAAATAGTAACTTCAAGTCTTCTGGTTTTCATTTTGGCTAG
- the LOC8286990 gene encoding homeobox-leucine zipper protein ATHB-13 produces the protein MTCNGMAFFPANFMLQTPHEEDHHQPPTSLNPILPSCTTHDFHGVASFLGKRSMSCSGIDASCHEEANGEDDLSDDGSQAGEKKRRLNMEQVKTLEKNFELGNKLEPERKMQLARALGLQPRQIAIWFQNRRARWKTKQLEKDYDLLKRQFEAIKADNDALQAQNQKLHAEIMALKSREPTESINLNKETEGSCSNRSENSSDIKLDISRTPAIDSPLSNHPITSRPLFPSSSSIRPTGVAHLFHNSSSSRPDSHHHNIQCQKIDQMVKDESLSNMFCGIDDQSGFWPWLEQQHFN, from the exons ATGACTTGCAATGGGATGGCTTTCTTCCCAGCAAATTTCATGCTTCAAACCCCTCACGAAGAAGATCATCATCAACCTCCTACTTCTCTGAATCCAATTCTACCCTCCTGCACAACTCACGACTTTCATG GGGTGGCGTCATTTCTAGGGAAGAGGTCAATGTCATGTTCGGGGATTGATGCATCATGTCATGAAGAAGCTAATGGAGAAGATGATTTGTCTGATGATGGGTCACAAGCTGgagagaagaagaggaggcttAACATGGAACAAGTCAAGACGCTTGAAAAGAACTTTGAATTGGGTAATAAGCTAGAACCTGAGAGAAAAATGCAGCTGGCTAGGGCTCTCGGACTGCAACCAAGACAGATTGCTATATGGTTCCAAAACAGAAGGGCCAGGTGGAAGACTAAACAACTAGAGAAAGATTATGATCTCCTCAAGAGACAGTTTGAGGCTATCAAAGCTGATAATGATGCACTCCAAGCTCAGAACCAGAAGCTTCATGCAGAG ATAATGGCACTGAAAAGCAGGGAACCAACTGAATCTATCAACCTGAATAAAGAAACTGAGGGTTCTTGCAGTAACAGAAGTGAAAACAGTTCTGATATAAAGCTAGATATATCAAGGACACCAGCTATTGATAGCCCTTTATCAAATCATCCAATTACAAGCAGACCTCTTTTTCCATCTTCATCATCTATAAGGCCAACAGGAGTAGCACATCTCTTCCACAACAGCTCTTCATCAAGGCCTGACAGCCATCATCACAATATCCAATGCCAAAAGATTGATCAAATGGTAAAAGACGAGAGTCTTAGCAACATGTTTTGTGGCATTGATGAtcaatcaggattttggccaTGGCTTGAGCAACAGCATTTTAATTGA
- the LOC8286991 gene encoding uncharacterized protein LOC8286991 — protein MASSQLFSPTITPKTTATAISTITHQSLFLSSNLPFPVFHSKNQRPITKLHVSSPTNKPITTSTTSSSKKPNEETIFFDGGAHYGDLVANLLLGFTLLWLPLTLAAVSRAFFLRYRFTNLRVTVISGFTGQDRSDFSYKVIKDVQVVPRFIGEWGDIVITLKDGTKVDLRSVPKFREIAKYCLAMAEKPVVLKENGPKGF, from the coding sequence ATGGCCTCTTCGCAGCTCTTCTCACCCACCATCACCCCCAAAACCACCGCCACCGCCATCTCCACCATCACCCACcaatctctctttctctcctcCAATCTCCCATTTCCTGTTTTCCACTCCAAGAATCAGAGACCAATCACAAAGCTCCATGTCTCCTCTCCAACTAACAAACCCATCACCACCAGCACCACTTCTTCATCAAAAAAACCCAATGAAGAAACCATCTTTTTCGATGGAGGAGCACACTACGGTGACTTAGTAGCTAATCTGCTTCTGGGTTTCACTCTTCTTTGGCTACCATTAACTCTAGCTGCAGTTTCAAGGGCATTCTTTCTTAGATACAGGTTTACTAACTTAAGAGTGACGGTTATTTCTGGATTTACAGGTCAAGACAGAAGTGACTTCTCTTATAAAGTGATTAAGGATGTCCAAGTTGTTCCTCGTTTTATAGGTGAATGGGGTGATATTGTTATTACCTTGAAAGATGGCACTAAAGTTGATCTTAGGAGTGTCCCTAAATTTAGAGAGATTGCCAAGTATTGTCTTGCTATGGCTGAAAAGCCCGTTGTTTTGAAGGAGAATGGACCTAAAGGGTTTTAA